DNA from Nitriliruptor alkaliphilus DSM 45188:
GCAGCAGCCGCTGGAGGCGGGGGCGCAGCACGTTGGTGGCGAAGTGCTCCCGCGCGATCACCCGAGGGTCGTCCTGCCACCCGTTCCCGACCTCACGGAGCACGGGCAGGATGACCTCGTCCAGCCCGCGTGGGACGTCCAGCCGCGCGAACACGTCGTCGACCACCCCGTCGGCGGACGGCGCGTCGAACCCGTCGATGGCACCCTCGAGCTGCGCGACCATCTCAGCGGCGGCATCGCCCCCGCCGCTGGTCGGTACGGGCCGCAGCCGGGTGACCGGGACCACGTCGCGGAGCACCTCGCGGGCGGCGGCGGACGCCGACCAGCCCGCGTCGAGCAGCCGCTGGACGGCGTCCACACGGGCCACGTCTGCATCGCTGTAGAGGCGGTGGCCACCATCGGTGCGGGCGGGTGCCAGCAGGCCGTACCGACGTTCCCACGCGCGCAGCGTCGGGACGGCGACGCCGGTGCGGCGCGCCACCTCCCCGATGCGCAACACGGCACGCTCGTCGGTCACGCGGGTCACGTCCTCGCGGGTCTCGGGTCGGTCGGGCCGGTCTCGGGTCTGCCCTGCCTGGTTCGCGTCCGTGGTCACCCGCGGACGGGCAGCGGACGGATCGTGGCACGAGGGTGCACCGGGCGCCGAGCGCAGCCAAGCACGGGGGACGCGCCACGGGGGCGGTTCGCGGCGGCCCCACCCGCTGGCCTACCGTCCGGGGATGGACGATCTCGCGCCCCTCACCTCACTCACCGCCGGCCAGCCGCTGCTCGTCGGCGGTGACCGCGTCACCACCGTGCCGCCCGACCTCGCGGCTGCGTTCGCGCCGGGAGACGCGCTCGTGGTGCTGCAGGACCGCGGCGACCTGCTGCACCTGCCGGCCGCCGAACGGGCTGCGGCTCGTGCTGCCGTCGATGCCGCGGTCGCGGCCGCGGACGCGATGGGCGCCGTCGACGACGACGCCATCGACGCCTTCTACGGGGCGTTCGCCGACCGGTTGGAGGCCGACGCCACGTTCGCGCCGATCGCGGCGGCCAACGCCGCCGACGTGCAGTCGGCGCGCGAACGCGGCCGCTCGACGACCCGGCTGGTGCTGTCGGACGCGATGCGGGCCGACATGGTGGCCGGGCTACGGGCCTGGCGCGGTGCGCCCGGTGGTCGCGGGACGGTCGTCCGGACCGTGGCCCACGACGGGTGGACCGTCGAGCAGGTCACCGACCGGCTCGGGGTGGTGGCGTTCGTCTTCGAGGGACGTCCCAACGTGTTCGCGGACGCGTGCGGGGTCCTGCGGACCGGCAACACGGTGGTGTTCCGCATCGGGTCGGATGCCCTCGGGACCGCGCGAGCCATCGTCGAGCACGCCCTCGATCCCGCCCTGGCCGCGGCCGGCCTCCCCCCGGGCGCCGCGTCGCTGGTGGACTCGAAGGCGCACGCGGCCGGGTGGGCGCTGTTCGCCGATCCGCGCCTGGCGCTGGCCGTGGCGCGCGGCTCGGGGCGGGCCGTCGAACAGCTCGGCAGCGTCGCCCGTCAGGCCGGCAACCAGGTCTCGCTGCACGGCACCGGGGGGGCGTGGCTGGTGGCCTCCGAGCACGCCGACGCCGATCGGTTGGCTGCCACGGTGCACGCCAGCCTCGACCGCAAGGTGTGCAACACCCTGAACACCTGCTGCATCGTGCGCTCCCGAGCCGAGGAGCTCGTGCCGGTCTTCCTCGCCGCCCTCGACCGCGCGGCGGCGGACCGTGGGGTCAACGCCAAGCTGCACGTGATGGAGGCGTCCCGCTCGTACGTGCCCGAGCGGCGGTTCACCGAGTTCGTGCCCATCTCGCGCGCCGAGGGGATCGTCGAGGAGCCGGCGGCCGAGACGGTGCTCGCCTCGCAGCTCGGTCT
Protein-coding regions in this window:
- a CDS encoding MerR family transcriptional regulator; this translates as MTTDANQAGQTRDRPDRPETREDVTRVTDERAVLRIGEVARRTGVAVPTLRAWERRYGLLAPARTDGGHRLYSDADVARVDAVQRLLDAGWSASAAAREVLRDVVPVTRLRPVPTSGGGDAAAEMVAQLEGAIDGFDAPSADGVVDDVFARLDVPRGLDEVILPVLREVGNGWQDDPRVIAREHFATNVLRPRLQRLLRVATPSTARICLAAAPEGEEHDLGLLASAVVAADAGWRVHYLGARTPTAAIERAAAELDPDVIVIGAIFRDQAEAFLADRPTFDRAALVVGGAGFVPADTARLRHAVLHEGDIRTVAATLERAVAARRAALG
- a CDS encoding aldehyde dehydrogenase family protein; its protein translation is MDDLAPLTSLTAGQPLLVGGDRVTTVPPDLAAAFAPGDALVVLQDRGDLLHLPAAERAAARAAVDAAVAAADAMGAVDDDAIDAFYGAFADRLEADATFAPIAAANAADVQSARERGRSTTRLVLSDAMRADMVAGLRAWRGAPGGRGTVVRTVAHDGWTVEQVTDRLGVVAFVFEGRPNVFADACGVLRTGNTVVFRIGSDALGTARAIVEHALDPALAAAGLPPGAASLVDSKAHAAGWALFADPRLALAVARGSGRAVEQLGSVARQAGNQVSLHGTGGAWLVASEHADADRLAATVHASLDRKVCNTLNTCCIVRSRAEELVPVFLAALDRAAADRGVNAKLHVMEASRSYVPERRFTEFVPISRAEGIVEEPAAETVLASQLGLEWEWEDSPEVTLAIVDDVDEAVALCNRWSPRFVASLISEDRAQHERFFAAVDAPFVGDGFTRWVDGQYAFDTPELGLSNWEHGRLLGRGGVLSGDAIVTLRTRVTQHDPHLRR